A window of Bos taurus isolate L1 Dominette 01449 registration number 42190680 breed Hereford chromosome 19, ARS-UCD2.0, whole genome shotgun sequence contains these coding sequences:
- the RPL27 gene encoding large ribosomal subunit protein eL27, which yields MGKFMKPGKVVLVLAGRYSGRKAVIVKNIDDGTSDRPYSHALVAGIDRYPRKVTAAMGKKKIAKRSKIKSFVKVYNYNHLMPTRYSVDIPLDKTVVNKDVFRDPALKRKARREAKVKFEERYKTGKNKWFFQKLRF from the exons ATGGGCAAGTTCATGAAACCCGGGAAGGTGGTGCTGGTCCTGGCCGGTCGCTACTCCGGACGCAAAGCGGTCATCGTGAAG AACATTGATGACGGCACCTCAGACCGACCCTACAGCCACGCTCTGGTTGCTGGAATTGATCGCTATCCCCGCAAAGTGACAGCTGCCATGGGCAAGAAGAAAATTGCCAAGAGGTCAAAGATCAAGTCTTTTGTGAAAGTTTATAATTATAATCACCTCATGCCCACAAG GTACTCTGTGGATATCCCCTTGGACAAAACTGTTGTCAACAAGGATGTCTTCAGAGACCCTGCTCTCAAACGCAAGGCCCGACGAGAGGCAAAGGTCAAGTTTGAGGAGAG ATACAAGACGGGCAAGAACAAATGGTTCTTCCAGAAGCTGCGGTTTTAG
- the RUNDC1 gene encoding RUN domain-containing protein 1, which yields MAAVEAAAEPVTGLAGSGPKAKDEEEEEEESLPPCEAVRWAPVGAVAEAGPGAAAFSEEAAAEEPGVVPGSPPDSPGRTLRRLRAERRRLDSALLALSSHFAQVQFRLRQVVRGAPAEQQRLLRELEDFAFRGCPHVLGYGGLEDRASDDGDGLPGDRPQLRGEDQSEQEKRERLETQREKQKELILQLKTQLDDLETFAYQEGSYDSLPQSVVLERQRVIIDELIKKLDMNLNEDLSSLSTEELRQRVDAAVAQIVNPARVKEQLVEQLKTQIRDLEMFISFIQDEVGSPLQTGSGHCECKASGKTGSDSSRTGSSRLPPGNSKTKAEDVKRVRETGLHLMRRALAVLQIFAVSQFGCATGQIPQPLWPRGHGDRDYSPLLKRLEVSVDRVKLLALRHQAHDHVISSARLQDLSLGGKDELTVAVRKELTVAVRDLLAHGLYAPSPGMSLVMAPIACLLPAFSSAPEAMHPWELFVKYYHAKNGRAFVESPARKLSQSFALPVTGGTVVTPKQSLLTAIHMVLTEHDPFKRSADSELKALVCMALNEQRLVSWMNLICKSGSLIEPHYQPWSYMAHTGFESALNLLSRLSSLKFSLPVDLAVRQLKNIKDAF from the exons ATGGCGGCTGTCGAAGCGGCTGCGGAGCCGGTAACGGGGCTGGCGGGCTCTGGACCAAAGGCGAAGGacgaagaggaggaggaagaggagtcGCTGCCGCCGTGCGAGGCAGTGCGCTGGGCGCCAGTGGGGGCCGTGGCGGAGGCCGGGCCTGGGGCGGCGGCGTTCTCCGAAGAGGCGGCGGCCGAGGAGCCCGGAGTGGTCCCCGGCTCCCCGCCGGACTCCCCCGGCCGGACGCTGAGGCGGCTGCGGGCCGAGAGGCGGCGGCTGGATTCAGCGCTGCTTGCGCTGTCCTCGCATTTCGCGCAGGTGCAGTTCCGCTTGCGGCAGGTGGTGCGCGGGGCGCCGGCGGAGCAGCAGCGCCTCCTGCGCGAGCTCGAGGACTTCGCCTTCCGCGGCTGCCCTCACGTCCTGGGTTACGGGGGTTTGGAGGACCGCGCCAGCGATGATGGCGACGGGCTGCCGGGGGACCGACCACAGTTACGGGGCGAGGACCAG agTGAGCAGGAGAAACGGGAACGTCTGGAAACCCAAAGGGAGAAGCAAAAGGAACTGATCCTGCAGCTCAAAACCCAGCTCGATGACCTGGAAACGTTTGCCTATCAAGAGGGCAGTTATGATTCCCTTCCACAGTCTGTGGTCTTGGAAAGACAGCGG GTGATCATTGATGAGTTAATAAAGAaactggacatgaatctgaatgAAGACCTCAGCTCACTGTCCACTGAGGAGCTTCGGCAGCGTGTGGATGCCGCTGTGGCTCAAATCGTCAACCCAGCCCGAGTGAAAGAACAGCTGGTTGAGCAGCTGAAAACTCAGATCCGAGACCTCGAGATGTTCATCAGCTTCATCCAAG ATGAAGTAGGAAGCCCATTACAGACAGGGAGTGGACACTGTGAGTGCAAGGCCAGTGGGAAGACAGGAAGTGACTCCAGCAGAACTGGCAGCAGCAGACTGCCTCCAGGAAACAGCAAAA CCAAGGCAGAAGATGTGAAGAGAGTTCGGGAAACAGGGCTGCACCTGATGCGGCGAGCGCTGGCAGTGCTGCAGATCTTTGCCGTCAGCCAGTTCGGGTGTGCCACAGGCCAGATCCCACAGCCCCTGTGGCCGAGGGGCCACGGCGACAGGGACTACTCTCCCTTGCTAAAGAGGCTGGAGGTGTCAGTCGACAGAGTGAAGCTGCTTGCCCTGAGGCACCAGGCGCACGACCACGTCATCAGCTCCGCCAGACTCCAGGACCTCTCTCTGGGAGGCAAGgatgagctgactgtggctgtgCGGAAGGAGCTGACAGTGGCTGTGAGGGACCTGCTGGCCCACGGACTGTACGCCCCCTCACCGGGGATGAGCCTCGTCATGGCCCCCATCGCCTGTCTTCTGCCTGCCTTCTCCTCGGCCCCTGAGGCCATGCACCCTTGGGAGCTCTTTGTAAAGTACTACCACGCTAAGAACGGCCGCGCGTTTGTGGAATCCCCAGCCCGAAAGCTCTCGCAGTCTTTTGCCCTGCCTGTCACAGGAGGCACTGTGGTAACGCCCAAGCAGAGCCTGCTGACAGCCATCCACATGGTGCTGACAGAGCACGACCCTTTCAAGCGCAGTGCAGACTCGGAGCTGAAAGCCTTGGTGTGCATGGCGCTGAACGAGCAGCGTCTCGTGTCCTGGATGAACCTCATCTGCAAGTCGGGGTCGCTCATCGAGCCCCACTACCAGCCCTGGAGCTACATGGCACACACAGGCTTTGAGAGCGCCCTCAACCTGCTCAGCCGCCTCAGCAGCCTCAAGTTCAGCCTCCCTGTAGACCTGGCTGTGCGCCAGCTCAAGAACATCAAAGACGCCTTTTGA